The DNA window ACACCAACGTCTGCTACCTCGACTGCAAGCTGTGCGCCTTCGGCGTCAAGCCCGGCCATCCGCGGGCGTACACGCTCTCGCTTGAAGAGATCGAGGAAAAGCTTAAACGCCTGGCCGGAAAAGGGTTTACGGAACTGCACATCGTCGGCGGCGTCAACCCCAAGTTGCCCTTTTCCTATTATGAAGAGATGATCCGCCTGGCCAAGCGATACCTCCCCGAGGCGCACGTGCAGGCCTTCACCGCCGTTGAGCTCGATTATCTGGCCCGCGTGTCGAAGATGCCCGTCGAAACGGTCATCCGGCGCCTGCGCGAGGCGGGCCTCGGCTCCATCCTCGGCGGCGGGGCGGAAATCTTTCACCCGGAAATCCGCGACATCATCGCCGGGCACAAAACCGACGCCGCGCGGTGGTTTGAAATCCACGAAATTTGCCACCGCTTGGGAATGAAATCGAACGCGTCCATCCTTTATGGCCATATCGAAAAGCCCGAACACGTGATCGACCACCTGATCCGCCTGCGGGAGCTGCAGGACAAGACGGGCGGTTTCCAGGCCTTCTTCCCCTTCGCCTTCCATCCCCAAAACACCAAGCTGGGCCAAGAGTTCGGCATCACCGGTGAGACGACCGGGTACTACGATTTGAAAATCCTCGCCGTGGCGCGGCTGATGCTCG is part of the Calditerricola satsumensis genome and encodes:
- the mqnE gene encoding aminofutalosine synthase MqnE, whose translation is MHAAGTTDSLADIRAKVERGERLTFDDGVRLLKSPDLLTIGQMADQVRRRLHGDKVYFIVNAHLNYTNVCYLDCKLCAFGVKPGHPRAYTLSLEEIEEKLKRLAGKGFTELHIVGGVNPKLPFSYYEEMIRLAKRYLPEAHVQAFTAVELDYLARVSKMPVETVIRRLREAGLGSILGGGAEIFHPEIRDIIAGHKTDAARWFEIHEICHRLGMKSNASILYGHIEKPEHVIDHLIRLRELQDKTGGFQAFFPFAFHPQNTKLGQEFGITGETTGYYDLKILAVARLMLDNIPHIRAFWMMIGLKMAQVSLSFGVDDLDGTVMEEQIVHAAGATTAQMTPKESFIRMIKEAGRIPVERDTLYNELRVY